The Hymenobacter sp. GOD-10R genome includes a window with the following:
- a CDS encoding DUF6377 domain-containing protein: MLDQTLANHVNYDKQRLNRLAALKAELRSGRADYDASFDLALLICKEYQAFKYDSAFVYSLKLGTLARALRNPAKIQTARTKLAFILRSGGLYKDAFDTLRVVNRRLLAPHCRSEFYATYSLVYIELADYNQDPYYQPFYTAKSYAYADTSARYGEPGSYSDLSQQLFRAKQQHDLKAGKVFYAQLCRLPLTAHQRAISACDLAKLYEYAGERELALQYMTLAAIDDIRSSTKEGIALFNVSDYCYQRGDLQRAYYYIKEARKAATFYSARQRLVQMSPISSLIEGQKITIVEKQRREAKMYALAIGVLASLLLGTAFIIYFQLRRLQSTGHLLAVTNQELHGNNSKLHVLNDKQQELNKKLRELNQGLNEANHLKEEYIGYYFNNTSRYIDKLEVLQKKLNTLLSTKQVAAAQQLVKDIDIKSERTALFKGFDTAFIHLFPNFVAEFNALFTEADRIQLVENSLLTTELRIFALIRLGINDNEQISRILGYSIHTVYAYKTRVKNRSFLPNEAFEARVLAIQAT, from the coding sequence GTGCTTGACCAAACGCTAGCCAACCACGTCAACTATGATAAACAGCGACTCAACCGGTTAGCAGCCCTGAAGGCAGAGCTCCGTTCTGGCAGAGCCGATTACGATGCTAGCTTTGATTTAGCATTACTTATCTGTAAAGAATACCAAGCCTTTAAGTATGATTCTGCATTCGTATACAGCCTGAAGCTAGGTACACTAGCCCGCGCCTTACGCAACCCCGCCAAGATTCAGACGGCTCGCACGAAGCTAGCTTTCATCTTGCGCTCAGGTGGACTGTATAAGGATGCCTTTGACACGCTGCGGGTCGTAAACCGACGCTTGCTAGCCCCCCATTGTCGGTCCGAATTCTACGCGACCTACAGTCTGGTTTATATTGAGTTAGCCGATTACAACCAAGATCCTTATTATCAGCCATTTTACACAGCTAAATCGTACGCTTACGCCGATACGTCGGCGCGGTATGGGGAGCCCGGCTCCTATTCGGACTTATCGCAACAGCTATTTCGGGCCAAACAGCAGCACGACTTGAAAGCGGGTAAGGTTTTCTACGCCCAACTTTGCCGCTTGCCGCTCACGGCGCACCAACGTGCCATCAGCGCCTGCGACTTAGCCAAACTTTATGAGTACGCCGGCGAGCGGGAGCTAGCCCTCCAGTACATGACGCTAGCAGCTATCGATGACATAAGGTCCTCTACGAAAGAAGGCATTGCCCTCTTCAACGTGTCTGACTACTGCTACCAGCGGGGTGACCTGCAACGGGCCTACTACTATATCAAGGAAGCCCGCAAAGCAGCTACCTTTTACTCGGCCCGGCAACGCCTCGTGCAGATGTCGCCAATTTCCTCTCTCATTGAGGGTCAAAAGATTACAATTGTTGAGAAGCAACGCAGGGAAGCTAAAATGTACGCCCTAGCTATTGGCGTACTGGCCTCGCTTCTGCTAGGTACCGCTTTCATTATCTATTTTCAGTTGCGGCGGTTACAATCTACGGGGCATTTATTGGCTGTTACCAATCAAGAATTGCACGGAAATAATAGCAAGCTGCATGTGCTCAATGATAAGCAGCAGGAATTAAACAAAAAGCTCCGGGAGTTGAACCAAGGCCTCAACGAAGCCAATCATTTAAAGGAAGAATACATTGGTTACTACTTCAACAACACTTCCCGCTACATCGACAAGCTGGAGGTGTTGCAGAAAAAACTTAACACGCTGCTTTCAACTAAGCAAGTGGCAGCGGCCCAACAGTTAGTAAAAGACATTGATATCAAGTCGGAGCGAACCGCGCTGTTTAAGGGCTTTGACACAGCGTTTATTCACCTGTTCCCCAACTTCGTGGCCGAGTTTAATGCGCTGTTCACGGAAGCCGACCGCATCCAGTTGGTCGAAAACAGTTTGCTTACAACCGAACTGCGCATTTTCGCTCTCATCCGCCTAGGTATTAACGATAACGAGCAGATTAGCCGCATTTTAGGTTACTCGATCCATACCGTATACGCTTACAAAACCCGGGTTAAGAACCGTTCTTTCCTGCCGAACGAAGCTTTTGAAGCGCGCGTCTTGGCCATTCAGGCTACGTAG
- a CDS encoding helix-turn-helix domain-containing protein has protein sequence MYTLNSQLPVPIYPFERDEVTGSKLFTVLRSEGELTYEENLLIPHRKAYYLLVFVKHNRGRHWVDMKSYERKDNTLYFSTPNQILVKEAATPFWGTRLTFTNEFLALQQNATIRELPLIQNPQNGHELLLTPTDGVFVEEMLAKIEAEYNRPGEWQHRMLTAYLTVLFTYLSRLYTEQFTGDEPSADKRLLTTYQAKVEEHFRALHEVGAYASMLHISAGHLSEVVKVQSGKPAIKHLHERLVLEAKRLLFYTPLALKEIAFDLGFSDASYFNRFFKRETGATPAEYRTNIRKMYQ, from the coding sequence ATGTATACGCTCAACAGCCAGCTGCCGGTACCGATATATCCGTTCGAGCGCGACGAAGTAACCGGAAGCAAATTGTTCACTGTCCTTCGCTCAGAAGGCGAGTTAACCTACGAGGAGAATCTGCTGATACCACACCGCAAGGCGTACTATCTGCTGGTTTTTGTGAAGCATAACCGTGGGCGGCATTGGGTGGATATGAAATCCTACGAGCGTAAAGACAACACACTTTATTTCTCAACCCCCAACCAAATCTTAGTCAAGGAGGCAGCTACTCCTTTTTGGGGCACTCGCCTCACGTTTACAAACGAGTTTCTGGCCTTGCAGCAAAACGCTACTATCCGGGAACTGCCGCTCATCCAGAACCCACAGAACGGGCACGAGTTGCTGCTTACGCCGACAGACGGGGTCTTTGTGGAAGAAATGCTGGCCAAAATCGAGGCTGAGTACAACCGTCCTGGCGAATGGCAGCATCGCATGCTCACCGCTTACCTGACCGTATTATTTACATACCTGAGTCGGTTGTACACAGAGCAGTTCACGGGCGACGAGCCATCGGCCGACAAGCGGTTGCTAACGACCTATCAGGCCAAAGTGGAGGAACACTTCCGCGCCCTGCACGAGGTGGGCGCCTATGCGTCAATGCTGCATATTTCGGCGGGGCACTTGAGCGAGGTGGTGAAAGTCCAAAGCGGCAAGCCGGCCATCAAGCACCTGCACGAGCGCCTAGTGCTTGAAGCGAAGCGCCTGTTGTTTTATACTCCCCTCGCGCTCAAAGAAATTGCCTTTGACCTTGGGTTTTCGGATGCATCTTATTTCAACCGCTTCTTCAAGCGCGAAACCGGTGCCACCCCAGCTGAGTACCGCACCAACATCCGTAAAATGTACCAGTAA
- a CDS encoding SDR family oxidoreductase, producing MKTVLITGANKSIGFEAARQLLQHGYYVYLGSRDLQRGQQAVDQLKAEGLSQVEPIQIDVTDSASIAAARETIGQKTTVLDVLINNAGILGDPSQPALTSSIGMIKEVYETNVFGVIEVTQAFIDLLRQSPAPRIVNVTSGLGSLTLHNDPSWKYYAVKGAAYQPSKAALNAYTIMLAYELRDTPFKVNVVDPGYTATDFNHHSGPGSVADAAARLVKAALLGADGPTSQFFSDDNAPETGISPW from the coding sequence ATGAAGACAGTACTTATTACCGGCGCCAATAAAAGCATCGGCTTCGAAGCGGCCCGCCAACTACTCCAACACGGCTACTATGTGTACCTAGGTAGCCGCGATTTGCAAAGAGGCCAGCAGGCCGTCGACCAATTAAAAGCGGAAGGTCTCTCCCAGGTGGAGCCCATTCAGATTGATGTAACAGATAGCGCCTCGATAGCCGCTGCCCGGGAGACCATCGGTCAGAAAACGACCGTGCTGGACGTGCTCATCAACAATGCCGGCATCCTGGGGGATCCGTCGCAACCAGCTCTCACCAGCAGCATCGGCATGATCAAAGAGGTGTATGAGACGAACGTGTTTGGCGTGATTGAAGTAACGCAGGCCTTTATCGACTTACTGCGGCAGTCGCCTGCACCTCGGATTGTCAACGTAACGTCGGGCCTAGGTTCGCTAACACTGCACAACGACCCTTCTTGGAAGTATTATGCCGTGAAGGGTGCCGCCTACCAGCCGTCTAAAGCGGCCCTGAATGCCTACACGATTATGCTAGCTTATGAGCTGCGCGACACCCCGTTCAAAGTGAACGTCGTGGACCCCGGCTATACCGCCACCGATTTCAACCACCACAGCGGCCCTGGCAGCGTGGCCGACGCTGCTGCCCGCCTAGTAAAGGCCGCCCTGTTGGGGGCAGATGGCCCCACGAGCCAGTTCTTCAGCGATGACAATGCGCCGGAGACAGGCATCAGCCCATGGTAA
- a CDS encoding glycoside hydrolase family 65 protein, translated as MKTYLYAWLLLLAVRLPLAAQTPDPWRITAAKIDPSNYYGITVANGVLGIVSSPVPFQVKNVVLAGTYDQYGRGRVSNFLNGFNLLNMYMEIDGHRLNAQDASNFHQQLDMQRAAFTTTFDYGDKATISYTYYALRHLPFTALIDVSITAKKDLALTAASVLEAPDALREAQNYYNEIDRPHATLSLLTSSAKSPTGKLQMCASTSFLFDEPHGQEPRIIHEMWDSNMHLMKFGKTLKAGQVYTYAVAGSTITSAHDPDPLNQAERLTIFARLEGKARLLAFHAKAWQELWQSDIQITGDAQAQQDVHSMLYHLYSFSRAGTDYSPSPMGLSGLGYNGHVFWDTDLWMFPVLAVLHPEIAKSLVEYRFRRLETAKGNAFSHGYRGAMFPWESADSGVEETPVWALSGPFEHHISADVALAAWQYYCVTQDKAWLRSTGWPILSATADFWTSRVERNGPGHYDIKNVVAADEWAENVDNNAFTNAAAQVNLRNAAAAAKLLGLQANPDWLHVAQNIPLLHFPDGVTQEHASYHGEGIKQGDVNLLAYPLGVITEPAQIRKDLAYYETRIPNEGTPAMTQAIFALLYARLGDGGKAQHFFQDAYTPNLLAPFRVIAETKGGTNPYFATGAGGVLQAVLMGFGGLDITPTGIVQRKTTLPTGWQAVKITGVGPQHKSYSVGR; from the coding sequence TTGAAAACCTACCTCTACGCCTGGCTGCTACTGCTAGCAGTTCGCTTGCCCCTGGCTGCCCAAACACCTGATCCGTGGCGCATCACAGCCGCCAAGATTGACCCTAGCAACTACTATGGCATCACCGTGGCCAACGGCGTGCTCGGTATTGTTTCGTCACCGGTGCCTTTTCAGGTCAAGAATGTGGTGCTGGCGGGCACGTACGACCAGTACGGCCGCGGACGTGTGAGCAATTTCCTCAATGGCTTCAACCTGCTCAACATGTACATGGAAATTGATGGTCACCGCCTGAACGCTCAGGATGCTAGCAATTTCCATCAGCAGCTCGATATGCAGCGAGCGGCGTTCACGACCACGTTCGACTACGGCGATAAGGCGACGATCAGCTACACCTACTATGCGTTGCGTCACTTGCCCTTCACGGCTCTGATCGACGTCAGCATCACCGCCAAGAAGGACCTAGCTCTCACTGCCGCCAGCGTGCTCGAAGCCCCCGATGCCTTGCGCGAAGCACAGAACTATTACAACGAAATAGACCGGCCGCACGCCACGCTCAGCCTACTTACTTCGTCGGCTAAGAGCCCTACCGGTAAGCTGCAAATGTGCGCCAGCACGAGCTTCTTGTTTGATGAGCCTCATGGCCAGGAGCCGCGCATCATTCATGAGATGTGGGATAGCAACATGCACCTCATGAAGTTTGGGAAAACCCTAAAAGCCGGCCAGGTCTATACCTACGCCGTAGCGGGCTCTACCATCACCTCCGCCCACGATCCTGATCCGCTCAACCAAGCCGAGCGCCTGACCATTTTTGCGCGCCTCGAGGGCAAAGCTCGCCTGCTAGCTTTTCACGCCAAAGCCTGGCAGGAGCTGTGGCAGAGCGATATTCAAATAACGGGCGACGCCCAAGCCCAGCAGGACGTGCACAGCATGCTCTACCACCTCTATAGCTTCTCGCGGGCCGGCACCGACTACTCGCCTTCTCCCATGGGACTTTCGGGGCTAGGGTATAATGGGCACGTATTCTGGGATACTGACCTATGGATGTTCCCGGTGCTGGCCGTGCTGCATCCTGAAATTGCTAAGTCTCTGGTCGAATACCGTTTTCGACGCTTAGAAACGGCCAAGGGCAACGCCTTCTCGCATGGTTATCGGGGCGCGATGTTTCCGTGGGAAAGTGCCGATTCGGGCGTCGAGGAAACGCCCGTGTGGGCGTTAAGCGGGCCTTTCGAGCACCACATCTCGGCCGACGTGGCGTTGGCAGCCTGGCAATATTACTGCGTGACCCAGGATAAGGCCTGGCTGCGCTCAACTGGATGGCCCATCCTGTCAGCCACAGCCGACTTCTGGACGAGCCGTGTGGAGCGGAATGGTCCCGGCCACTACGATATCAAGAATGTGGTGGCCGCTGATGAGTGGGCCGAAAACGTGGACAACAATGCTTTCACCAATGCCGCCGCCCAAGTCAACCTACGCAACGCTGCCGCCGCCGCCAAGCTGCTAGGGCTCCAGGCCAACCCTGATTGGCTGCATGTAGCCCAGAACATCCCCCTGCTCCATTTCCCCGACGGCGTGACCCAGGAGCACGCCAGCTACCACGGCGAAGGCATCAAGCAGGGCGACGTCAACCTGCTGGCTTACCCTTTAGGTGTTATCACGGAGCCCGCTCAGATCCGCAAGGACCTAGCTTACTACGAAACCCGCATACCCAACGAAGGCACCCCAGCCATGACGCAGGCTATTTTTGCGCTGCTCTACGCGCGATTGGGCGACGGCGGCAAGGCGCAGCATTTCTTCCAGGATGCCTACACCCCCAACTTGTTGGCTCCCTTCCGGGTTATTGCCGAGACAAAGGGTGGTACTAACCCTTACTTCGCCACCGGGGCTGGCGGCGTACTCCAAGCCGTGCTCATGGGCTTCGGCGGGCTCGACATTACGCCCACGGGCATCGTACAGCGCAAAACGACGCTACCCACGGGCTGGCAAGCAGTGAAGATCACAGGCGTAGGTCCGCAGCACAAGAGCTATTCCGTCGGTCGCTAA